atgctggaatttttttttctttttgtcgtTTCCATCGCCTTTTGTAACAACTTAGTATGCTTCATTAGCCATTTGCTCTGTAATTTTGGACAAAAATAATCGAATATGTCCAGTAGGATGTATACTTTTAGTCGAGggatgctcttttttttttcttctgtgcAATATTCTTATTCCGTTGTTGGATTGATGTTACTGAGTTTGACATGATGTCGATGATTCATATGTGCTTAGCACAACCTATATAAAATCCATAAGAACAAGGAGCTGGCAGTGGCCCAGGGTTCGCTTCTCCCCCTAAAAAGATCTGGGACTGATTTGCAGTTTGCTTGGGTCATATCGGAAGAGCTGTCGCCAGGTCTTGTTGTTAGTTTGCTTTTGTTTCTGGTCCTGTTGAAAAACACATTCAAACCAATTTTAGAGGGGACAGACATCTCCAGGAGGCAGGTTTCTGTTCCTCACTGGAAGTTAAGAACCTACAAGCATGGATTAGCTTAACCAGTAACCTAAtccatttggtttttttttttaaccctatACAGGTTCTCAATGGATATGCTAATTTTCAATTAGATCTCTTAACTATTTATTTTCATCAGTTGGGTCCTCAATATATCATTAGGAATTCATGAATTCAATTATTTTGAAGGTCCAACACCGTCAAAATTAATTGATGTATCAAGTGCCATACTtttctagagaaaaaaatatcttaagaaATTGAACTAATTAGATGAAAATGAAGCTAAAGTCAAGAAAGCAACTAAAAGCCAAGTATGGATTATACTAAATTCAATCAATATGACTAATTTGGAATGTTTTATGGACTATGCTTCAATCGATGTAACTAATTTGGAATGTttgaatgattaaaaaacaaaaagaaagggaaaacaaGAAATAGATCAAATTTTGACAAGATACTAGCAAGAAACATAATACCTATTTGGTTCATGAAATTATGGAAAACTTCTGGATCAAATTTTTCACGGCTACAGTGAGTATTTGAAAAAGTAGTTgtacttgtattttttaaaaaattaaatttaattttttttgtatgttttagatcattttaatacgctgattttaaaaataattttttaaaaaaaattttaaaaaaatattttaatatatttcgacgcgaaaaaaactttgaaaagtaaccgtAATTTCACTATTAAATATGCATTAAGATGTTATTTAAATATGCATTTAGCTTAAATgtaagttttttgttttgggttcaGTTTTTCCTACAAAAACATGTTTCTTATTTAAATCGAGAACCCTCTAATACTTAAATTTGTAAAtataagaagagaaaataatgTAAAAGACACAGTTCTTTTGTGTTTCGTAGGGGATATTTTGCATAACACGCAAACTTCTATGCATATGCAGCCATCTCCTGAATGTCTTCAGCTTTCTTGGCTTCGGCTCTTAATATTTCCTCATTATTCCCTTCCAAGTAGCTCATTGATTTGATCTTTGTTCCTTGACTGTCAAGACTCTTTTGCTGCCTCTCCTTCATCTTCAGAATTTGCCTCTGCATCGTCTCAGTCTTTTCGTACAACTGCAAAACTTCTTTAGTCAACGAAACAAGTTTCAGTGAATTTTCTTCTTGAATATCCTTTTTCTCTTCGAACCTTGAATTCAAAACGTCAGATGATGAGTTGGGAAAACAAGAACCCTAGCTACATGGGATAACAATAAATGCAGAACCATCCTTATGAATCCaaattgaaaacaagaaaatccaTCCAAGAAGAACGAAAATCCGaccaaaaaataaaggattacTGAAAACAACACAGAAGGATTCATTCATAATACCATTAATAGTGAACTTGTCAACCCCTTTCTCCTACCACTAGTAAATTTGAGTATAAATCAACTTAATGAGCATTCATAAGTAAGAGATTATTAATGCATGAAGAAATTTCTTTTCTGTTAATGTTTTCCCTAAAAGCCAATTCTGCCAGTTTCACAGTGTATAGCACCTGGAATTGGTGCAGCCAAAAACTCTTAAGTTAGCTACAAGGCTCACAATCGATTCGCGACTAGCCCCATgaacaaaaaattcattaagaaataaataaatgatgattACAGTTTACAAAAACTATGCCCCAGCAGTAACGTATGTTATTGGTGCCGTCTGCAGGCTGAGGCTTAGTAGCAAATCCCTTCACTTAGCTTAAATGTTGGTATTATCTTTTGATGATATACGTGTGTTTATTGGAGTAAAACAAAAGATATATGTATGGAAAGAACAATAAGAAAAGGATAATGTTATCTATTCTGTTGTGAATAAAGCAGGCCAGTGCATGACAGCATATTTTCCCAAATTTCATCGAAGAGAGAATCCCAAAGCTTTTCAATCAACAAAGTGGGACTCTCTAATAAAACGTTAAGCAAAATCCTAAGGCTCAAACCTACAATACAATTACTGAAATCTAGCTGCTCTACTTGCTAGGACAAGCCTAAATGATGGCAACAGCTGATGTTCTgttcttgttttgtttcctCATTTCCAGTTGGTTCCTTTCCACTATCCTTTGTAAATCCATCAAAAACTATAAACATTTTGGAACCAAGGTGCGACCCCCACCAAGTCCACCAGCTCTGCCTATCATTGGCCACCTTCACTTAATAGGCTCGGTTTTGTCCAAGTCCTTGCACAACCTAGCTCATAAACATGGTCCAATTATTCAACTCCATTTGGGCGCATCGACATGCTATGTTGTTTCAGATGCCATGATTGCCAAAGAAATCTTGAAAACCAATGAGCTCAATTTCATTTCTCGTCCAGAATTTGATTGCTCGGATAACAACATATACAGGGGGTCTGGTTTTGTCACTGCACCATACAACACCTATTGGCGGTTCATGAAGAAACTATGCATGACCAGGCTTCTTGCCACTTCACAGCTTATTCAGCTTGTGCATGTAAGAGAGGAAGAGATTATGAAACTTGTGGAGTcgttaattaatatttcaagaGAAGGGAAGTCTTGTAATTTAAAGCAGGAGTTCATCACCATGACAAATAATGTCATTTGTCGAATGGCTATGAGCACTAGATGCGTAGAGGATGATGCTAATGAAGCTAAGGAGGTAAAGGAATTGGTTAATCAAATTGTGGTGCTTGGAGGCAAGTTGAGTGCAGGTAATATTTTGGGTCCTTTGGCAAAACTAGACTTGTTCGGACATGGAAGACAGCTTCGAAATGCACTGGAGAAATTCGATCGTTTAGTGGAAAAGATCATCAAGGAGCATGAAGATCAGAGGGAGATGAAAGACATGGAAGGATCAGGATGGAGGGATTTGATGGATATTCTATTAGCAATATCTGGAGACTCGAATGCTGAAATGAACTTGACTAGAAAGGATATCAAGGCTTTCTTCCTAGTAAGTCAACTCTTTTAGCCTCGAACTTCTCCTTGTGTGATGATGAGTCTTAATAAATCTATTGTTCGTCTTTTTTTCGTGCTAGGACATCATCATGGCTGGCACTGATACATCAGCACTCACCATTCAATGGATCATGGCTGAGCTAATCAACCATCAGAAGATTTTCAACAGACTGAGGGAAGAAATTGATTTAGCGGTTGGGACGAAAAGGCTAGTCAAAGAATCAGATATCTTAAATCTTCCTTACTTACAAGCTGTTGTGAAGGAAACGCTCAGACTACACCCTCCATCTCCCATAATCCTAAGACAATGTGCTGAAGATTGCAAGATTAATGGCTTTGATTTAAAGGGTAAGACTAGGATGCTAATCAACCTTTACAGTATCCAACGAGATCCGAATTCATGGACAGATCCTGAAGAATTCAACCCAGATAGATTCATGGTTGACTCTAACATAAATCATTTACAGAATCAAATGGAAGTGAAAGGGCAAATGTTCAATTATCTCCCATTTGGGAGTGGGAGGCGAGGATGCCCTGCCTCATCACTTGCTTTAGTGGTTGTTCAAGCTGCTATTGGAGCCTTGGTCCAATGCTTTGACTGGGAAGTCATAGGTGAAGGGAAGATTAATTTGCAAGAGAATTCAGGATTTAGCATGGGGATGGCAAGCCCACTTGTGTGCTACCCCATCACCCGTTTTAATCCATTAAGTTTTAATATGAGATAAGAGAGATATAGATTGTTTATCCATAATCTAGCCACCCAAAAAAACCATCTTAAAGAGATGGTATCAATGGAGATAATGATATTCCATATCATCACAAATAGATCtggaatcataattttttttatttggttggattttgatttttcaggtTAGAAATTGGTTTATTaagattattaatatttttaacatgtttgaaaaaaaaattaaaaattaaaaaactttaggttatttttacaaaaacaaaggcTTAAAAGTTATTCAAAAACATGATATCTTAAAAATTAAGGttgtatatttattaaaaaaaaattgattcgtCAACCTTCCTTCCTTTTAGACGCGgcctaaaacattaaaaatataaaaaatataaaaaaataaaaacaccattGTTAATTAACACGCCATGAtggaaacatttaaaaatatataaaaaaaataaaagtatattaaaaaatatatcattaatacGCGTCACAACAAATaatagaaaagtatttttatggATTAAAATAAGAATGTATGAATATTCTTGGTGAAGTGTTGGCAAGGTATTAACCATGGGTTGTTGCCCTCGTGTCTGACGCTTCTTGCAACAACGACTATgataaccattaaaaaataatttttttttataatgatggATTCTGGCTAGAATATCATATTCAAATAATCTAGCTAGATCTAGCCAAGAACAGTAGtcaaacaattttgtttttgaaaaatcatgataaaaaaattacttttgagaaaaatattttttacatataaaaataatatgaaattaacacaaataacaattaaaatatgaaatcaaTAACCTTAATTATTTGACgatggctctgataccattaTTGGGTTTCCCAAAACACTTATAGGTAATGAAagctataaatttaaaaatatttcaaaagtcCTAAGGATCCCGTTAGACATATCTAGATTTATTTAGGGTTTATGCGAAAATTACCTAAAGAtcatatgttcttttttttctttgaatatttgATTCAAGGCTAGGTTATTGCAAACCACAAATCATCCAATTATCCGGTCTATAATTGTAATCCACATGAATCACAAATGAAAAATCTCCTAAACCTTTTTAGAAGAGAGGGATTGTTATATCTTAAAGTGctagctcttttcttttatattttaggaGTTTATGTATTGTACTTTAGTCATCTTCACATcgcataacattctatttataagaaaatctaaaaactctataaatggtAAAATGTCAATTTACCCCTTTAAagatatcacatatattattttaggctaattttacaaatttattcaatcaagtccttacttgaatATTTCTAGATCTAGAATTGTTATCCCctgtattaattacattttagttcttaatttctataatttatttacaatcaagtcacacttgattaatcattcattttaatttttgatcattggttcttatgtgtgtgacccattatgTTTCCTAATAAGTTGACCTATTAAGTTCCCTAATAAGTTAgtcaaaatataaatcacaattttaaataaaataggattaaataaattaattcaaaaattgattgatttatatttgaagatttaGTACAATGTCTAGCAACTTGTCATAATCCTCTAAATATTAGGAAAGTCATAAGTGGTATGACATAACCttttaataactagtttctcagtgtaattattatgattcatcaataatgttctgatttaaatattatatcataaaatgtgTCTACTcagttaaatcatgt
The Populus nigra chromosome 3, ddPopNigr1.1, whole genome shotgun sequence genome window above contains:
- the LOC133688508 gene encoding 3,9-dihydroxypterocarpan 6A-monooxygenase-like; protein product: MATADVLFLFCFLISSWFLSTILCKSIKNYKHFGTKVRPPPSPPALPIIGHLHLIGSVLSKSLHNLAHKHGPIIQLHLGASTCYVVSDAMIAKEILKTNELNFISRPEFDCSDNNIYRGSGFVTAPYNTYWRFMKKLCMTRLLATSQLIQLVHVREEEIMKLVESLINISREGKSCNLKQEFITMTNNVICRMAMSTRCVEDDANEAKEVKELVNQIVVLGGKLSAGNILGPLAKLDLFGHGRQLRNALEKFDRLVEKIIKEHEDQREMKDMEGSGWRDLMDILLAISGDSNAEMNLTRKDIKAFFLDIIMAGTDTSALTIQWIMAELINHQKIFNRLREEIDLAVGTKRLVKESDILNLPYLQAVVKETLRLHPPSPIILRQCAEDCKINGFDLKGKTRMLINLYSIQRDPNSWTDPEEFNPDRFMVDSNINHLQNQMEVKGQMFNYLPFGSGRRGCPASSLALVVVQAAIGALVQCFDWEVIGEGKINLQENSGFSMGMASPLVCYPITRFNPLSFNMR